The following are encoded in a window of Sphaerisporangium siamense genomic DNA:
- a CDS encoding acyl-CoA dehydrogenase family protein, with protein MSFPLYAPAEEHQMLRETVRSLADDKIAPYAAAVDENAEFPWEAYKALVAAELHAVHVPEQYGGAGADALAAVIVIEEVARACASSSLIPAVNKLGTVPLLLSASEDLKQRYLPAVARGEGMFSYALSEPEAGSDAAAMKTRAVRDGDHYVLNGTKMWITNAGVSEFYTVMAVTDPSAGARGISAFVVEKGDEGVSFGAKERKLGIKGSPTRQVIFEDVRIPADRIIGEEGTGFKTALATLDHTRVTIAAQALGIAQGALDYAIGYVKERKQFGRPIAEFQGLQFMIADMAMKLEAARQLTYAAAAKSELAMHGERVPDLTFFSSAAKTAASDAAMEITTDAVQLLGGYGYTRDYPVERMMRDAKITQIYEGTNQIQRMVMARQLLK; from the coding sequence ATGAGCTTCCCTCTGTACGCGCCCGCAGAAGAGCACCAGATGCTGCGTGAGACCGTACGGTCCCTCGCCGACGACAAGATCGCCCCGTACGCCGCCGCCGTCGACGAGAACGCGGAGTTCCCGTGGGAGGCGTACAAGGCGCTCGTGGCCGCCGAACTGCACGCCGTCCACGTTCCCGAGCAGTATGGCGGGGCGGGGGCCGACGCGCTCGCCGCCGTGATCGTCATCGAGGAGGTCGCGCGCGCCTGCGCGTCGTCCTCCCTCATCCCGGCCGTCAACAAGCTGGGCACCGTGCCCCTCCTGCTCTCCGCCTCGGAGGACCTCAAACAGCGCTACCTCCCCGCCGTGGCGCGTGGCGAAGGCATGTTCTCCTACGCGCTGTCCGAGCCGGAGGCCGGCTCCGACGCCGCCGCGATGAAGACCCGCGCCGTCAGGGACGGCGACCACTACGTGCTGAACGGCACCAAGATGTGGATCACCAACGCGGGCGTGTCGGAGTTCTACACGGTCATGGCCGTGACCGACCCCTCCGCCGGCGCCCGCGGCATCTCCGCCTTCGTCGTCGAGAAGGGCGACGAGGGCGTGAGCTTCGGCGCCAAGGAGCGCAAGCTCGGCATCAAGGGCTCGCCCACCCGCCAGGTGATTTTCGAGGACGTGCGCATTCCGGCCGACCGGATCATCGGCGAGGAGGGCACGGGCTTCAAGACCGCCCTCGCCACCCTCGACCACACCCGCGTGACGATCGCCGCCCAGGCCCTCGGCATCGCCCAGGGCGCCCTCGACTACGCCATCGGGTACGTCAAGGAGCGCAAGCAGTTCGGCAGGCCCATCGCCGAGTTCCAGGGCCTGCAGTTCATGATCGCCGACATGGCCATGAAGCTGGAGGCCGCCCGCCAGCTCACCTACGCCGCCGCCGCCAAGTCCGAACTGGCCATGCACGGCGAAAGAGTCCCCGACCTCACCTTCTTCTCCAGCGCCGCCAAGACCGCCGCCTCCGACGCCGCCATGGAAATCACCACCGACGCCGTCCAACTCCTCGGCGGCTACGGCTACACCCGCGACTACCCCGTAGAACGCATGATGCGCGACGCCAAAATCACCCAAATCTACGAGGGCACCAACCAGATCCAGCGCATGGTCATGGCCCGCCAGCTCCTGAAGTAG
- a CDS encoding tellurite resistance/C4-dicarboxylate transporter family protein, with the protein MSRAAVRALSPSYFALVMATGIISIDLFDARLSWASLTLLWIAGVAYAVLIVLNAWRMAAYRPEMWRDLRDPGRAFGFFTFTAGTNVLGTRLAIDGFLLPATALLVVGVVSWTVLGYLIPWAAVLSRTGERTVADANGTWFIWIVAGQSVAVLAATLQRTAGAGRDELALIAVITWAQALCLYGIVAIYVAYRLMLYEIRPDDLTPPYWVAMGAASITTVAGTQVARMSGAPAAAFAHDFAPHVSLIFWSLATWIFPALLLVGWWRHVLHRVPLRYGPGWWSMVFPLGMYAAASHGLGTAGRVPLITTIGDYEVWIAYAAWLLAFAALVTRLLLSGPRTPSIPA; encoded by the coding sequence GTGAGCCGCGCCGCCGTCCGTGCCCTCTCCCCGTCCTACTTCGCGCTCGTCATGGCCACGGGCATCATCTCGATCGACCTGTTCGACGCGCGGCTGTCGTGGGCGTCCCTGACCCTGCTGTGGATCGCGGGCGTCGCCTACGCCGTGCTCATCGTCCTGAACGCCTGGCGGATGGCGGCGTACCGGCCGGAGATGTGGCGCGACCTGCGCGACCCCGGCCGCGCCTTCGGGTTCTTCACCTTCACCGCGGGCACGAACGTGCTCGGCACCCGGCTCGCGATCGACGGTTTCCTGCTCCCGGCGACGGCGCTGCTCGTGGTGGGCGTCGTGAGCTGGACGGTCCTCGGCTACCTGATCCCGTGGGCGGCGGTGCTGAGCCGCACCGGGGAGCGGACCGTCGCGGACGCCAACGGCACCTGGTTCATCTGGATCGTCGCCGGCCAGTCCGTCGCGGTGCTCGCCGCGACGCTGCAGCGCACGGCGGGCGCCGGCCGCGACGAACTGGCGCTCATCGCGGTGATCACCTGGGCGCAGGCCCTGTGCCTGTACGGAATCGTGGCGATCTACGTGGCGTACCGCCTGATGCTGTACGAGATCCGGCCGGACGACCTCACGCCGCCGTACTGGGTGGCGATGGGCGCCGCCTCGATCACCACCGTCGCCGGCACCCAGGTCGCCCGCATGTCCGGCGCCCCCGCAGCGGCGTTCGCCCACGACTTCGCCCCGCACGTCTCGCTGATCTTCTGGAGCCTGGCCACCTGGATCTTCCCCGCCCTGCTCCTCGTCGGCTGGTGGCGCCACGTCCTGCACCGCGTCCCCCTGCGCTACGGCCCGGGCTGGTGGAGCATGGTCTTCCCCCTCGGCATGTACGCCGCCGCCTCCCACGGCCTCGGCACCGCCGGCCGCGTCCCCCTGATCACCACGATCGGCGACTACGAGGTATGGATCGCCTACGCGGCCTGGCTGCTGGCGTTCGCCGCTCTGGTCACCCGCCTGCTGTTGTCCGGCCCTCGCACCCCCTCCATCCCCGCCTGA
- a CDS encoding UDP-glucose dehydrogenase family protein has product MSYRLTVLGTGYLGATHAACMAALGYEVLALDVDPGKIARLSAGELPIHEPGLEELLRQGLASGRLRFTTSYQEAAEFGDVHFICVGTPQKKGEYAADVSYLDAVAESLAPHLTRECVVVGKSTVPVGTAQRLADKFVRLAPAGELVELVWNPEFLREGFAVQDTMRPDRIVLGVVSDKAEKVMRDVYEPMLSEGTPLVITDFPTSELVKVAANAFLATKISFINAMAEVCEAAHADVKDLSLALSFDERIGGRFLNPGLGFGGGCLPKDIRAFMARAGELGADQALTFLREVDAINMRRRARMVDLARELAGGSFRGCSVAVLGAAFKPNSDDIRDSPALDVAVKIREQGGQVTVYDPVALENARRAHPALGFGSSAPDAARGAHVVLLLTEWQEFIDLDPEELGGVVAARKIVDGRNALDAETWRAAGWHYRALGRP; this is encoded by the coding sequence GTGTCCTATCGCCTGACGGTCCTCGGGACCGGATACCTGGGTGCCACACACGCGGCGTGCATGGCCGCCCTGGGCTACGAGGTCCTCGCCCTGGACGTGGATCCCGGCAAGATAGCCCGCCTCTCCGCCGGAGAGCTCCCGATACACGAGCCCGGCCTGGAGGAACTGCTCCGGCAGGGCCTCGCGTCCGGGCGGCTCCGTTTCACCACCTCCTACCAGGAGGCCGCCGAGTTCGGCGACGTCCACTTCATCTGCGTCGGCACGCCGCAGAAGAAGGGCGAGTACGCGGCGGACGTCTCCTACCTGGACGCGGTCGCCGAGTCCCTGGCGCCGCACCTCACCCGCGAGTGCGTGGTCGTCGGCAAGTCGACCGTCCCCGTCGGCACGGCCCAGCGCCTGGCCGACAAGTTCGTCCGGCTCGCGCCCGCCGGGGAGCTGGTCGAGCTGGTCTGGAACCCCGAGTTCCTGCGCGAAGGATTCGCCGTGCAGGACACCATGCGCCCCGACCGCATCGTGCTCGGCGTCGTGTCCGACAAGGCGGAGAAGGTCATGCGGGACGTGTACGAGCCGATGCTGAGCGAGGGCACCCCGCTCGTCATCACCGACTTCCCCACCTCCGAGCTGGTCAAGGTCGCGGCGAACGCCTTCCTCGCCACCAAGATCTCCTTCATCAACGCCATGGCGGAGGTCTGCGAGGCCGCGCACGCCGACGTCAAGGACCTGTCGCTGGCGCTGTCCTTCGACGAGCGCATCGGCGGCCGGTTCCTCAACCCGGGGCTCGGGTTCGGCGGCGGCTGCCTGCCCAAGGACATCCGGGCGTTCATGGCTCGCGCGGGCGAGCTCGGCGCCGACCAGGCGCTGACGTTCCTGCGCGAGGTGGACGCCATCAACATGCGCCGCAGGGCCCGCATGGTGGACCTGGCCAGGGAGCTGGCCGGGGGGTCGTTCCGGGGCTGCTCGGTCGCGGTGCTCGGCGCGGCGTTCAAACCGAACTCCGACGACATCCGCGACTCGCCGGCGCTGGACGTCGCCGTCAAGATCCGCGAGCAGGGCGGGCAGGTCACGGTGTACGACCCGGTGGCCCTGGAGAACGCGCGCAGGGCCCATCCCGCCCTCGGGTTCGGTTCCTCGGCGCCGGACGCGGCGCGCGGCGCGCACGTCGTGCTGCTGCTGACCGAGTGGCAGGAGTTCATCGACCTCGACCCCGAGGAGCTCGGCGGGGTGGTGGCCGCGCGCAAGATCGTGGACGGCCGCAACGCCCTGGACGCCGAGACCTGGCGGGCCGCCGGCTGGCACTACCGCGCGCTCGGCCGCCCGTAG
- a CDS encoding 5-(carboxyamino)imidazole ribonucleotide synthase, with protein MTSDVTRRVVPPTGPVVGMVGAGQLARMTQQAAIALGVDLRVLANSFDESAARVIADTRLGDYRDLGALRAFAEGCDVITFDHEHVPTGHIEALAAGGVAVRPGAAALVHAQDKAVMRERLTAIGAPCPAWARVASAADVEGFGAEHGWPVVLKAARGGYDGRGVWVCESAADAAEVLASGTELIAEAFVPFEREVAVLVARSPHGQGVSYPVVETVQRDGICVEVIAPAPGLDPEHAAHAQHVALKIANELGVTGLLAVEMFQLPGGGFVVNELAMRPHNSGHWTIEGARTSQFEQHLRAVLDLPLGSPAPAAPVVVMANLLGGADPDVFRRYEHVMAHDPGVKIHFYGKEVRPGRKIGHVTALGTDLDEVRARARHAAVHLATGEYV; from the coding sequence GTGACCAGTGATGTGACCAGGAGGGTGGTACCTCCCACCGGGCCCGTCGTCGGCATGGTGGGAGCGGGCCAGCTCGCCCGCATGACGCAGCAGGCCGCCATCGCGCTCGGCGTCGACCTGCGCGTGCTCGCCAACTCCTTCGACGAGAGCGCCGCGCGGGTGATCGCGGACACCAGGCTCGGCGACTACCGCGACCTCGGCGCGCTGCGCGCCTTCGCCGAGGGCTGCGACGTGATCACCTTCGATCACGAGCACGTGCCGACCGGCCACATCGAGGCGCTCGCCGCCGGCGGCGTCGCCGTACGGCCGGGCGCGGCCGCCCTGGTGCACGCCCAGGACAAGGCGGTCATGCGCGAGCGCCTGACCGCGATCGGCGCGCCCTGCCCGGCCTGGGCCCGCGTGGCCTCCGCCGCGGACGTCGAGGGCTTCGGCGCGGAGCACGGCTGGCCGGTCGTGCTCAAGGCCGCGCGCGGCGGGTACGACGGCCGGGGCGTGTGGGTCTGCGAGTCGGCCGCCGACGCCGCGGAGGTGCTCGCCTCCGGCACCGAACTGATCGCCGAGGCGTTCGTGCCGTTCGAGCGCGAGGTCGCCGTGCTGGTCGCCCGCTCGCCGCACGGCCAGGGCGTCAGCTACCCCGTCGTCGAGACCGTCCAGCGGGACGGCATCTGCGTCGAGGTCATCGCCCCCGCCCCCGGCCTGGACCCCGAGCACGCGGCCCACGCCCAGCACGTCGCCCTCAAGATCGCCAACGAGCTGGGGGTGACCGGCCTGCTGGCCGTCGAGATGTTCCAGCTCCCCGGCGGCGGGTTCGTGGTGAACGAGCTGGCCATGCGCCCGCACAACAGCGGCCACTGGACGATCGAGGGCGCCCGCACCTCGCAGTTCGAGCAGCACCTGCGCGCCGTCCTCGACCTCCCGCTCGGCTCGCCCGCGCCCGCCGCGCCCGTCGTGGTCATGGCCAACCTGCTCGGCGGCGCCGACCCCGACGTCTTCCGCCGCTACGAGCACGTCATGGCGCACGACCCCGGCGTGAAGATCCACTTCTACGGCAAGGAGGTCCGTCCGGGCCGAAAGATCGGGCACGTCACCGCGCTCGGCACCGACCTGGACGAGGTGCGCGCCCGGGCGCGGCACGCCGCCGTCCACCTCGCCACCGGGGAGTACGTGTGA
- the narI gene encoding respiratory nitrate reductase subunit gamma: MTDVSTLDLFWWVVLPYVAMTVFVVGHVWRWRYDRFGWDCYSTNLLEHRLLKWGAPLFHYGAFAAIIGHVMGLLVPISVTRAIGVPEVVYRWFSAVGGALAAIVVIVGIAILATRRTLEPRVRATTAAIDWVALVLLLAIVLTGVIPTIFWNLLGPGYNYRLTVAPWFRGLFTGTPEVRAMTTAPYIYQLHATAAWAIWAVWPFSRLVHAWSFPLWYLWRPYQVYRSRGDILPPEPGTTGRRWRKIGAPE; encoded by the coding sequence GTGACCGACGTGAGCACGCTCGACCTGTTCTGGTGGGTCGTCCTCCCTTATGTGGCGATGACGGTGTTCGTGGTCGGGCACGTCTGGCGGTGGCGGTACGACCGGTTCGGCTGGGACTGCTACTCGACCAACCTCCTGGAGCACCGGCTGCTCAAGTGGGGTGCCCCGCTGTTCCACTACGGCGCGTTCGCCGCGATCATCGGGCACGTCATGGGCCTGCTGGTCCCGATCTCGGTCACCCGCGCGATCGGCGTCCCCGAGGTGGTCTACCGCTGGTTCTCGGCGGTCGGCGGCGCGCTGGCGGCGATCGTCGTCATCGTCGGCATCGCCATCCTCGCGACCCGCCGCACGCTGGAACCCCGGGTGCGCGCCACGACCGCGGCCATCGACTGGGTCGCGCTGGTCCTGCTCCTGGCCATCGTGCTGACCGGCGTGATCCCGACGATCTTCTGGAACCTTCTCGGCCCCGGCTACAACTACCGTCTCACCGTCGCCCCGTGGTTCCGCGGCCTGTTCACCGGGACCCCGGAGGTTAGGGCGATGACCACCGCCCCGTACATCTACCAGTTGCACGCCACGGCGGCCTGGGCGATCTGGGCGGTATGGCCGTTCAGCAGGCTGGTGCACGCCTGGAGCTTCCCGCTGTGGTACCTCTGGCGGCCGTACCAGGTCTACCGCAGCCGGGGCGACATCCTTCCCCCCGAGCCCGGCACCACCGGCCGGAGGTGGCGCAAGATCGGCGCCCCCGAGTGA
- a CDS encoding (2Fe-2S)-binding protein — protein MYVCICQAVTENEVHACIAAGAKTARQVRDITGAGKDCATCVRKICAILNRPTELAVTA, from the coding sequence ATGTACGTGTGCATCTGTCAGGCTGTGACGGAGAACGAGGTTCACGCCTGCATAGCCGCAGGTGCGAAGACGGCTCGCCAGGTCCGCGACATCACGGGCGCCGGCAAGGATTGCGCGACGTGCGTCCGTAAGATTTGTGCGATCCTGAACCGTCCTACGGAGCTCGCCGTAACCGCGTGA
- a CDS encoding HAMP domain-containing histidine kinase, whose protein sequence is MRRRLLSSTLMVAAIAVLLLGVPLGLVVTRLIDDEAVQQLRAQATLLLSQVEYARIEDRPIDPEELQRQYPNRYVQIFIRNSPTVVVGTEPPPDRQMTEEAHSESGVYVRISRDRAHVERNIRGWLMLIVALAGLALAVAVSLAVVQSRRLTLPLLDLGRIAERLGSGEARPSRHRYGIPELDRVAEVLDRSATRLAELLSREREFATDASHQLRTPLTGLTMRLEEIVAAADQPVIVREEGEAAIVQAERLTAVIDELLAAARRQRHAQAEAISLDEVLCQQITEWEPAFRRSRRALHLDGDRGLCAMVSKGGLSQVVSTLLENSLEHGAGTVTITTGSSERSIVIEVADQGEGIPERLRARVFDRNVSGAGGTGLGLTLARALTASDGGRLELVRSRPAVFALFLRPAGDPARHRVVSGPA, encoded by the coding sequence ATGCGCCGTAGGTTGCTGTCGTCGACCTTGATGGTCGCGGCCATCGCGGTCCTGCTCCTGGGCGTCCCACTCGGGCTGGTGGTCACCCGCCTCATCGACGACGAGGCGGTCCAGCAGCTCAGAGCACAGGCGACGCTGCTGCTCAGCCAGGTGGAATACGCCAGAATCGAGGATCGGCCGATCGATCCCGAGGAACTGCAGCGGCAGTACCCGAACAGGTACGTCCAGATCTTCATCCGCAACAGCCCGACCGTCGTCGTCGGAACGGAGCCGCCGCCCGACCGGCAGATGACCGAGGAGGCCCACTCGGAGAGCGGGGTCTATGTCCGGATATCCCGAGACCGCGCGCACGTGGAGCGGAACATCCGGGGATGGCTCATGCTCATCGTGGCCCTGGCCGGGCTGGCCCTCGCGGTCGCGGTGTCGCTGGCCGTCGTCCAGTCGCGCCGTCTCACCCTGCCGCTCCTGGACCTGGGGAGGATCGCGGAGCGGCTGGGGTCCGGCGAGGCCAGGCCGAGCCGGCACCGGTACGGCATCCCCGAGCTCGACAGGGTCGCCGAGGTGCTGGACCGCAGCGCCACGCGGCTCGCCGAGCTGCTGAGCCGCGAACGCGAGTTCGCCACGGACGCGTCCCATCAGCTCCGCACGCCGCTGACCGGCCTGACCATGCGGCTCGAAGAGATCGTGGCCGCGGCGGACCAGCCGGTGATCGTCCGCGAGGAGGGGGAGGCGGCCATCGTCCAGGCGGAGCGGCTCACGGCCGTGATCGACGAGCTGCTGGCCGCCGCTCGCCGGCAGCGCCATGCCCAGGCGGAGGCGATCTCGCTCGACGAGGTGCTGTGCCAGCAGATCACCGAGTGGGAGCCGGCCTTCCGCAGGTCCAGGCGCGCGCTCCACCTCGACGGCGACCGCGGCCTGTGCGCCATGGTCAGCAAGGGCGGCCTGAGCCAGGTCGTCTCGACCCTGCTGGAGAACTCCCTGGAGCACGGCGCGGGGACGGTGACGATCACGACGGGCAGCTCGGAAAGGTCCATCGTGATCGAGGTCGCCGACCAGGGGGAGGGCATTCCCGAGCGCCTGCGCGCCCGGGTGTTCGACCGCAACGTGAGCGGGGCCGGGGGGACGGGGCTAGGGCTGACGCTGGCGCGGGCGCTGACCGCCTCCGACGGCGGGCGCCTGGAGCTGGTCCGGTCGCGTCCCGCGGTGTTCGCGCTGTTCCTGCGGCCCGCCGGCGACCCGGCGCGCCACCGCGTGGTGAGCGGGCCCGCCTGA
- the purE gene encoding 5-(carboxyamino)imidazole ribonucleotide mutase, with product MGSDSDWPVMRLAAEALAEFGVPFEADVVSAHRMPREMIDYGERAAGRGLRVIIAGAGGAAHLPGMLASVTPLPVIGVPVPLKYLDGMDSLLSIVQMPAGVPVATVAVGGARNAGLLAVRVLAASDEGLRSKMAEFQDALKAQAYAKGERLRAEASNLGA from the coding sequence ATGGGCAGTGATTCCGACTGGCCGGTCATGCGGCTCGCCGCCGAGGCCCTGGCCGAGTTCGGCGTGCCCTTCGAGGCGGACGTCGTCTCGGCGCACCGCATGCCGCGCGAGATGATCGACTACGGCGAGCGGGCCGCCGGGAGGGGGCTCCGGGTGATCATCGCCGGGGCCGGGGGAGCCGCCCACCTGCCGGGCATGCTCGCCTCGGTCACCCCGCTGCCGGTGATCGGCGTCCCCGTGCCCCTGAAGTACCTGGACGGAATGGACTCCCTGCTGTCGATCGTCCAGATGCCGGCCGGGGTGCCGGTGGCCACGGTCGCGGTCGGCGGCGCGCGCAACGCGGGCCTGCTCGCCGTGCGCGTCCTGGCCGCCTCCGACGAGGGGCTCCGGAGCAAGATGGCGGAGTTCCAGGACGCGCTCAAGGCGCAGGCGTACGCCAAGGGCGAGCGGCTGCGCGCCGAGGCGTCGAACCTGGGCGCGTAG
- the bfr gene encoding bacterioferritin — MQGDKDIIGLLNEQLTSELTAINQYFLHAKMQENWGYTKLASFTRSESIDEMRHAEVLTDRILFLEGLPNYQKLGTLHIGQTVKEQLEADLQLELGVVARLRPGIQLMRERGDTTSARIFEKILEDEEHHIDYLETELELLATLGEGLYLQRFAEPPSSSD, encoded by the coding sequence ATGCAGGGGGACAAGGACATCATCGGCCTGCTGAACGAGCAGCTCACCTCCGAGCTCACCGCCATCAACCAGTACTTCCTGCACGCCAAGATGCAGGAGAACTGGGGCTACACGAAGCTGGCGTCGTTCACGCGCTCGGAATCGATCGACGAGATGCGCCACGCCGAGGTGCTGACCGATCGCATCCTCTTCCTGGAAGGCCTGCCCAACTACCAGAAGCTCGGCACGCTGCACATCGGGCAGACCGTCAAGGAGCAGCTCGAAGCCGACCTCCAGCTGGAGCTGGGCGTGGTCGCGCGCCTGCGTCCGGGGATCCAGCTCATGCGCGAGCGGGGCGACACGACCTCCGCCCGCATCTTCGAGAAGATCCTGGAGGACGAGGAGCACCACATCGACTACCTGGAGACCGAGCTGGAGCTGCTCGCCACGCTGGGCGAAGGTTTGTACCTCCAGCGCTTCGCCGAGCCGCCGAGCTCCAGCGACTAG
- a CDS encoding response regulator transcription factor, whose translation MTCVLLAEDDTSISEPLARALRREGYQVEVSPDGPQALERALSGGVDLIVLDLGLPEMDGLEVARRIRAEGHGTPVLILTARVDEVDTVVGLDAGADDYVTKPFRLAELLARVRALLRRGTSETPVVQGVRIDADSRRAWMGDKELHLTTKEFDLLRVLVRDAGKVVTREQIMREVWDTNWWGSTKTLDMHISWLRRKLGDDAAKPRYITTVRGVGFRFERE comes from the coding sequence ATGACCTGCGTACTTCTCGCCGAGGATGACACCTCGATCTCCGAGCCCCTGGCGCGTGCCTTGCGCCGAGAGGGCTACCAGGTGGAGGTGAGCCCCGATGGCCCGCAGGCCCTGGAGAGGGCTCTGTCCGGGGGCGTCGATCTCATCGTGCTCGATCTGGGACTTCCGGAGATGGACGGCCTTGAGGTCGCCCGCCGTATTCGCGCCGAAGGGCACGGCACGCCCGTGCTCATCCTGACGGCTCGCGTCGACGAGGTCGACACCGTTGTCGGCCTCGACGCGGGAGCCGATGATTATGTCACCAAGCCCTTCCGGCTCGCCGAGCTGCTCGCCCGCGTGCGAGCGCTGCTGCGGCGCGGCACGTCCGAGACCCCGGTGGTCCAGGGCGTGCGCATCGACGCCGACTCGCGGCGCGCCTGGATGGGAGACAAGGAGCTGCACCTGACCACCAAGGAGTTCGACCTCCTGCGTGTGCTCGTGCGTGACGCCGGCAAGGTCGTCACCCGCGAGCAGATCATGCGCGAGGTGTGGGACACCAACTGGTGGGGTTCGACCAAGACGCTCGACATGCACATCTCGTGGCTGCGGCGCAAGCTGGGGGACGACGCCGCCAAGCCGCGCTACATCACCACCGTTCGAGGAGTCGGCTTCCGATTCGAGCGCGAATAG
- the narJ gene encoding nitrate reductase molybdenum cofactor assembly chaperone, which produces MTGPAAAGRDGRTEAASDGYADGANARVFRLASVLLPYPERELFDGLAELEDAVRDVPRGARTRLGRFLAWLRATPPLDAARHYVETFDLERRRSLYLSYYRHGDTRRRGAALISYKAAYRAAGFSPPDDELPDYLPMLLEFAAVSPRGEALLRRRRTDLEPLRRALDEAGTPYADVVEAVCARLPRLRRREAEAARAMADGPPFEEVGLEPFAPPEYLDPYPRGEGGP; this is translated from the coding sequence GTGACCGGCCCCGCGGCGGCCGGGCGGGACGGACGCACGGAGGCCGCCTCCGACGGGTACGCGGACGGCGCGAACGCCAGGGTCTTCCGCCTGGCCTCGGTCCTGCTGCCGTACCCGGAGCGGGAGCTGTTCGACGGGCTCGCCGAGCTGGAGGACGCCGTGCGCGACGTACCGAGGGGCGCGCGGACGCGGCTCGGCCGGTTCCTGGCCTGGCTGCGCGCCACCCCACCGCTGGACGCCGCCCGGCACTACGTAGAGACCTTCGACCTGGAGCGCCGCCGCTCCCTCTACCTCAGCTACTACCGGCACGGCGACACGCGCCGGCGGGGCGCGGCCCTGATCTCCTACAAGGCCGCCTACCGCGCGGCGGGCTTCTCGCCGCCGGACGACGAGCTGCCCGACTACCTGCCGATGCTGCTGGAGTTCGCCGCGGTGAGCCCCCGGGGCGAGGCCCTGCTGCGCCGCCGCCGGACCGACCTGGAGCCGCTGCGCCGCGCGCTCGACGAGGCCGGCACGCCGTACGCGGACGTGGTGGAGGCGGTCTGCGCGCGGCTGCCCCGGCTGCGCCGCCGGGAGGCGGAGGCGGCCCGCGCCATGGCCGACGGCCCGCCGTTCGAGGAGGTCGGCCTGGAGCCGTTCGCGCCGCCCGAGTACCTGGACCCGTACCCGCGCGGGGAGGGAGGCCCGTGA
- a CDS encoding ester cyclase: protein MPEPAKRVDLFFDACNAHDLEAVARHYAPGVILVAPGGPAEGLDEVLSYHEVVWTAFPDERFTVLQTIAQGEEVATTVLLSGTHTGPFLVAGGEVVEPTGRHVSVRSCWTFTLQDTLIADHQLFLDQLELYTRLGVPLPGPLTPVATDEPLRAPRSSS from the coding sequence ATGCCGGAGCCGGCCAAGCGGGTGGACCTGTTCTTCGACGCGTGCAACGCTCACGACCTGGAGGCGGTGGCGCGCCACTACGCGCCCGGCGTGATCCTCGTGGCGCCCGGCGGGCCGGCCGAGGGCCTCGACGAGGTGCTCTCCTACCACGAGGTGGTCTGGACGGCCTTCCCCGACGAGCGTTTCACCGTCCTGCAGACCATCGCGCAGGGCGAGGAGGTCGCGACGACGGTGCTGCTCAGCGGCACGCACACCGGCCCGTTCCTGGTGGCCGGCGGCGAGGTCGTCGAGCCCACCGGCCGCCACGTCAGCGTCCGCTCCTGCTGGACCTTCACCCTCCAGGACACCTTGATCGCCGACCACCAACTCTTCCTGGACCAGTTGGAGCTCTACACCCGCCTCGGCGTCCCCCTCCCCGGCCCCCTCACCCCGGTCGCGACCGACGAACCCCTCCGGGCTCCCCGAAGTTCGTCATAG
- a CDS encoding GtrA family protein, giving the protein MQLIRRLYDRFSSLVHELAKFGVVGAVAFVIDLGGTNLMRYGAEQGPLASKTIATVVAATFAYLANRFWTWRHREKSGLAREYFLFFVLNGIGLLISLLIIGFVEYTLNWRDPLSYNISLVIGTALGTLFRFWSYKKWVFLPPELPPVDPHTGLPQAGDGPQTPSAPRPSRVSAPFPTTTLPPQSRNGSTPHGTTPRNNPGGAAFSPTSARD; this is encoded by the coding sequence GTGCAGCTCATCCGTCGCCTGTATGACAGGTTCTCCTCGCTGGTCCACGAGCTCGCCAAGTTCGGCGTGGTCGGCGCCGTCGCCTTCGTGATCGACCTCGGCGGCACCAACCTCATGCGGTACGGCGCCGAGCAGGGACCACTGGCCTCCAAGACCATCGCCACCGTCGTGGCGGCCACGTTCGCCTACCTCGCCAACCGGTTCTGGACCTGGCGGCACCGCGAGAAGTCCGGCCTGGCGCGCGAGTACTTCCTGTTCTTCGTGCTCAACGGCATCGGCCTGCTGATCTCGCTGCTGATCATCGGCTTCGTCGAGTACACGCTGAACTGGCGCGACCCGCTGAGCTACAACATCTCGCTCGTCATCGGCACGGCGCTCGGCACGCTGTTCCGCTTCTGGTCCTACAAGAAGTGGGTGTTCCTGCCGCCGGAGCTGCCCCCCGTGGACCCGCACACCGGCCTTCCCCAGGCCGGCGACGGCCCGCAGACCCCGTCCGCCCCCCGCCCCTCCAGGGTCAGCGCCCCGTTCCCGACCACGACGCTGCCGCCGCAGAGCCGCAACGGCTCGACACCCCACGGCACCACCCCGCGCAACAACCCCGGCGGAGCCGCGTTCTCGCCGACGTCCGCCCGCGACTGA